From Leptidea sinapis chromosome 3, ilLepSina1.1, whole genome shotgun sequence, a single genomic window includes:
- the LOC126979331 gene encoding 40S ribosomal protein S20-like: protein MAAAVVAGNNIEKPQAEVSTVHLICIALTSTNVQSLEKVCSDLINGAKKQNLRVMGPVRMPTKILRTTTRKTPCSEGSKTWDRFQMRIHKRVIDLHSPSENVKQITCINIEPGVEVEVTIADGTAAK, encoded by the coding sequence ATGGCGGCCGCCGTGGTGGCCGGAAACAACATTGAGAAGCCCCAGGCTGAAGTTTCCACAGTACATCTCATCTGTATCGCTTTGACATCTACAAATGTGCAGTCCCTTGAAAAGGTCTGCTCGGATCTAATTAATGGTGCGAAAAAGCAAAATTTGCGTGTTATGGGTCCAGTCCGTATGCCAACCAAGATCCTCAGAACAACAACAAGGAAGACACCTTGCAGTGAAGGTTCCAAAACATGGGACAGGTTCCAAATGCGGATACATAAAAGGGTCATAGATCTTCACTCACCATCGGAGAATGTGAAACAGATTACTTGCATCAATATTGAGCCAGGTGTCGAAGTTGAAGTAACCATCGCTGATGGCACAGCTGCAAAATAA